The Patescibacteria group bacterium genome window below encodes:
- a CDS encoding TlpA family protein disulfide reductase, which yields NTTFDTVPDFILMDYDENEVSLSDFKGKALVINSWASWCPFCVDELPDFGVLQDEFEGEIVVIAINRSEPLLRAKEFSDRFGVTDKITFLLDLKDSFYQSIGGFSMPETLFVDKNGNIRVHKRGPMELSEMREKVNLILHSPF from the coding sequence TAATACAACCTTTGATACCGTTCCAGATTTTATTCTTATGGACTATGACGAAAACGAAGTATCACTGTCTGATTTTAAAGGGAAAGCACTTGTTATAAATTCATGGGCATCGTGGTGTCCGTTTTGTGTTGATGAGCTACCTGATTTCGGAGTATTGCAGGATGAGTTTGAGGGTGAGATTGTGGTCATTGCGATTAATCGGTCGGAACCACTCTTGCGGGCAAAAGAATTTAGTGACAGATTTGGTGTGACCGATAAAATAACTTTTCTTCTCGACCTGAAAGATAGCTTTTACCAGTCAATCGGAGGATTTTCAATGCCTGAAACGCTTTTTGTAGACAAAAATGGCAACATTCGAGTACATAAACGAGGACCGATGGAGCTCTCCGAAATGAGAGAAAAGGTTAATTTAATTTTGCATTCGCCCTTCTAA